Part of the Corynebacterium canis genome is shown below.
CCGCGGTGTTGGAGGACGATTGGACCGTGGTTACCCTCGATGGTTCGTGGTCATCCCATTGGGAGCACACTGTTGCGGCGACCGCAAAGGGCCCCCGAATCCTCACCCCTCGTAAGTAATTCCTGTGAAAAATCGCGCAAATACTTAACTAAATGAGTGATTTGGTATAGCATGTCTAACCATGTTCTATAAACCACGTCATGCGAAACCCTCGGTAGCAAAGATCCGCACGGCAGCGTGCGCCTCCTCCGGCGTTGCCATGGTCGGGTTGATCTCCAATCCTGCGGCGGCCGCCGCGAATCCGCTGTCCGCTTCCGTGCAGGGCTCCAGCGAGGCCGTCAACCAAGGGTTGCGGCAAACGGCGTGGGATACTAGAAATGCTGTTCACCAGGGCGTTTCGGGCCTGCCGCCGCATATCGCGGACGCCGCTCGCGGGGCCGTCGATAATGCCGTGAATGGCGCATTCCCAGGTTTGATTCAGGAACGCACCGCCCCGGCCCCCGCGGCGCCGGTGGCAAATCCCGGTTTTGATACGGGTTCCTGCCCGCCCGCCGCGCGCGCTTGCATCGATCTTGCGGGCCAGCGCACGTGGCTGCAGCGCAATGGCCAGGTGACCTACGGCGCGGTGCCGATGTCCTCCGGCGCGCAGGGTTGGGAAACCCCCCGGGGCACGCATCATGTGACGCGCAAGGTGCAAAACGAGGTCAGCCGCCAGTTCAATAATGCGCCGATGCCGTACTCCGTGTATTTCACCAACAATGGCATCGCGTTCCACGAGGGCGATGTGCGCTTGCTGTCTCATGGTTGCATTCATTTGAACCACAATGATGCCGTGACCTATTTCCAGGACCTGCAGGTCGGTGACATGGTCTACGTGTACTGAGTTGCGCGGCGTCGATAAGCTTAACCAAAGCTAAGGGTAACCCTAATTATACCGTGAGGGCTTGCTTAGATATTCTTGCGGTATGGCGTTTGAACCACCGCCGAAACGTTGCTCACGCAGCCGGATCGGCACCGAAAACTGCTGCTGGGCGCTTGCCTTTGTAATCACCATTGTGACCGCGCTGGCGCCGGTGCTGGCGATGCGGCACGACGTAGTAGCCGCCCAACACGTGCAACCCTCGCTGACATTGCCGCCGCCCAGCGCCCGCACGGATATCGGCGGCGGTATTCAGCGGTCGCGCCTGGACTACGATCCGCCAGCGGTGATTACTACGGGGGAGCTGCGGCACCGCATCGACGAGTATTTCGTGCCCGTCAACCTCATCGAGCTTTTCGGCGCCTACGATTCCTGCACGCCCTCGGAAACGCGGGCGTTGGAGCACCTTAACGTGGTGTGCGTGGGCGATTATCGCAAGGTGAACGAATATGTGGCCGCGCTCGGGTTGCCGCGGCTTGGGGTGATTGATACGGCGCGGGCTACGTTTTCTTATAGTTCCTACGAGGCGTCCGACGATACGCTTTTCAATGACGTGGAGGGGTGCGCGACGACGATTGACCGCGTCTACCGCGACACCGGCACAACGTTAATCGTTTTAGAGGAGCCTTGCGACGCCGCGGATAAGCCGTTTCCGGGCGCGTGGGAGGCCGGGCGCACGAGGTTTTCCGCGGTGCATATCATGGACTATCAGCGGGGGATCGAGGATTCACAGGGCGTGCGATTGTATCCGACGTTGACGATCGAGGGTTTTGAAAGCCGGGACGCGATCGAGGCGTTGATGCGATATTTTGGGTTGAAGTTTAAGCCGTTGGGGCCGGTCATGGAGTAGCAACCTTGGCTGCGCAATCGGCTTTCCGTATCGCACAATGAAACCTAAGTGTGAGTTTCTTAGTCGGGGTGTGGCAGCTCACGCCTTGAACATTTGGGGAACGTGCAGGTGGGGTGTAGGGTTACTAGGTGGTGTGAACTGTTTACAGTTCCATCACCGTAGCACTATGACACCCATCCGGCAGTCTGAGCCGGGGAAAAGCAGAGGATATGGCTAAAAAGGAAGG
Proteins encoded:
- a CDS encoding L,D-transpeptidase, with the protein product MFYKPRHAKPSVAKIRTAACASSGVAMVGLISNPAAAAANPLSASVQGSSEAVNQGLRQTAWDTRNAVHQGVSGLPPHIADAARGAVDNAVNGAFPGLIQERTAPAPAAPVANPGFDTGSCPPAARACIDLAGQRTWLQRNGQVTYGAVPMSSGAQGWETPRGTHHVTRKVQNEVSRQFNNAPMPYSVYFTNNGIAFHEGDVRLLSHGCIHLNHNDAVTYFQDLQVGDMVYVY